CGACCGCACCACCCTGTCGAGCCAGCTGGTTCAAGACACCCTGCGCGACTCCAGCTTTGCCTTTTTGGCCAACTCCGATCTGGCGAACCAGGTGCAAGAACTTCAAATTACGGCCGAAGATCTGACCCTAGAAGATCTGGGCAAAATCTGGTCGGTATTCTTTCAAACCCCTTACTCGCTCTCCATCGCCTATAAGGTCATGGCCGTGGTGATCGACGGCGAAGACTCGGCCGAGCGGGCCTTACCGGTACGCGAGCGGCCAATCCAGGGGGTGTCGGCCTTCCCCATTCGCCCCCTGATTGAGCAGGTGCTGGCTCTGGAAGGTCCTCTTCAGCCCATTCTGCCCAGCAGTTGTCTGCAAATTCAGGGTCAACACCTGCAAGGGCAGCACACCTACATTCGTCTGGGTAACTGCGATGTCGCCTCCCTCGATCCTAGCCCCACCCAGGTCATGCTGTCGCTAACCACCGTGCCCCCCGAGGCGCTGCGGGCTGGGGTGCAAAGCCTGCAAATTGTGCACCGTCAGGTGCACCCCAACGACGGACCCATCGCACCGCAGGCGGGGATGAGTTCTAACCCGATGCCCTTTACCCTGTGCCCGGTGCTCAAATCGGTGCAGGTGAGGGATCTAGACGTCGGGGATGAAGATCACTGCTCTGCCACGGTGGAGATGGAGGTCAACCCTCGCATCGGCGCGACCCAGGGTGTGCTGCTGTCACTCTACGAATGGTCGACCCAGCAGCCCGCCACCTACCTGATCGAGGTGCCCCCTCGGCCCCAGGACAGCGATCGCCTGACCGTTGCGATCGCCGCCGTCAAACCCGGTGATTACCTGGTGCGCCTGATCGTCGATGGGGCCGAAAGCCCCTTAGATAGTGACGAAGACCCTAACAGCCCCACCTTTCAGTGGTACAACCGACCTCGCATTCACCTCGACAACGCGCCCGAGAGCTAGCCGTCCCCGACAAACTCGACTTTAGTGGAATATCCCTGGGGTGGGGGAGTCGTTAGGATTGGCCCATGCTATTGGCTCCGACCTCCTTGCCATTGAACTGAGGATATTGAGTACGGTTGCGTTTTTTGGCGTCCAAGTCCCTCTCCTGCTGACCCCATGCCCGCCATTTCTTACATTGCCAAACCGATTATCAAAATCGATGGAGCAGCCGTCGGGGCAGCCTTCCTGGAGGATATTTTGCAGATTTCGGTGGAAGAGAGCCTGCATTTGCCGGGGATGTTTACCCTGATGCTGCGCAATGACTATCTGCCGGGAGCAGCGCAGGATAAAGCTTGGAAGCATCAGTCACTGCTGGCCATTGGTAAATCCGTAGAACTGGGGTTTATTTCTAGCGCCATTGAGGCCGATGAATTTGACCAGGCGGCAGAAGGGCTGCTTTTAAAGGGAGAAATCACGGCGATTGAAACCCACTTTACCCACGATGCCCAGGCCCCCATTTTGGTGCGGGGCTACGATGTGTCGCACCGATTGCACCGGGGGCGACACAGCCGGTCGTTTCAAAACAAAACTGACGCCGATATCGTTAGGCAGATTGCCTCAGAGGTGGGCATTCCCACCGGCGCCGTAGACGCCACCGGCGGGCCCTACGGCTACGGCGATATCGGCGGGGCCAGCGGCTACATCTTCCAAGAAAACCAGACCAATATGGAGTTTTTGCGATCGCGCGCTGCCCGTCACGGCTACGAGTTGTTTGTGCAGGATGGCACACTTCACTTTCGCAAGCCCAAAAAAGATGGCACCCTCAAGCTAGCCTGGCTAAAAGAACTCCAAAGCTTTAGGGTGCAGGTGACCAGCGCCGA
Above is a genomic segment from Nodosilinea sp. E11 containing:
- a CDS encoding DUF4255 domain-containing protein; this encodes MSNHLAVATVTAVLQRTLQASVQRHIEAVRISTVAPHRIGQGTPETGINLFLYQVTRNNALKNSDALPQRSRNKRTPWRQTALELHYLLSFYGNEVELEPQRLLGSVVRTFNDRTTLSSQLVQDTLRDSSFAFLANSDLANQVQELQITAEDLTLEDLGKIWSVFFQTPYSLSIAYKVMAVVIDGEDSAERALPVRERPIQGVSAFPIRPLIEQVLALEGPLQPILPSSCLQIQGQHLQGQHTYIRLGNCDVASLDPSPTQVMLSLTTVPPEALRAGVQSLQIVHRQVHPNDGPIAPQAGMSSNPMPFTLCPVLKSVQVRDLDVGDEDHCSATVEMEVNPRIGATQGVLLSLYEWSTQQPATYLIEVPPRPQDSDRLTVAIAAVKPGDYLVRLIVDGAESPLDSDEDPNSPTFQWYNRPRIHLDNAPES